One genomic window of Borreliella burgdorferi B31 includes the following:
- a CDS encoding ATP synthase subunit K (produces ATP from ADP in the presence of a proton gradient across the membrane; the K subunit is a nonenzymatic component which binds the dimeric form by interacting with the G and E subunits) has product MDIGLIGVNSALTISAIGSALGMGAAGSAAIGAWKRCYMQGKPAPFLLIVFVSAPLTQIIYGYILMNTLYEVMMQTNPWLLLGAGIGGGFAIAVSGFAQGKAAAGACDAFSETGKGFATYLLVLGLIESVALFVMVFLMIFKFV; this is encoded by the coding sequence ATGGATATAGGTTTAATAGGGGTTAATTCAGCTTTAACAATCTCAGCAATAGGTTCTGCGTTGGGCATGGGGGCGGCAGGTAGTGCTGCTATTGGAGCATGGAAGAGATGCTATATGCAAGGAAAGCCAGCACCATTTTTATTGATAGTTTTTGTTTCAGCACCATTGACTCAAATAATATATGGATATATTTTGATGAACACATTATATGAGGTAATGATGCAGACAAATCCATGGTTGTTGCTTGGAGCTGGTATTGGTGGTGGGTTTGCTATTGCTGTTTCTGGATTTGCTCAAGGTAAAGCGGCAGCAGGTGCTTGCGATGCATTTTCTGAGACTGGGAAAGGATTTGCCACATATCTATTAGTTTTAGGATTAATAGAATCCGTTGCTCTTTTTGTAATGGTATTCTTAATGATATTTAAGTTTGTTTAA